From Pristiophorus japonicus isolate sPriJap1 chromosome 1, sPriJap1.hap1, whole genome shotgun sequence, a single genomic window includes:
- the LOC139228619 gene encoding growth arrest and DNA damage-inducible protein GADD45 gamma-like, with the protein MTLEEFNAIEETQVESTEKMQAAGKALEELLGSAHRQHCLTVGVYESAKVMNVDPDSVVLCLLATDEEDEGDIALQIHFTLIQAFCCDNDINIVRVNDIQRLAEIVGNAADNEEPRDMHCILVTNPSQDSWKDPALEKLGVFCEESRCTNQWVPNISFPER; encoded by the exons ATGACCCTGGAGGAATTCAACGCCATTGAGGAGACCCAAGTGGAAAGCACCGAAAA GATGCAAGCTGCTGGCAAAGCCCTGGAGGAGTTGCTGGGCTCCGCACACCGGCAGCACTGCCTGACGGTTGGAGTCTACGAGTCTGCAAAAGTCATGAATGT tgaCCCGGACAGTGTGGTGCTGTGCCTCTTGGCCACCGACGAGGAGGATGAAGGTGACATTGCTCTGCAAATCCATTTCACTTTAATTCAAGCATTTTGCTGCGACAATGACATTAACATCGTGAGAGTAAATGACATCCAGCGACTGGCTGAGATCGTCGGCAACGCGGCTGACAACGAAGAGCCGAGGGACATGCATTGCATCCTGGTCACG AATCCAAGCCAAGACTCTTGGAAAGATCCAGCTTTAGAAAAACTTGGTGTCTTCTGTGAAGAGAGCCGTTGCACCAATCAATGGGTCCCCAACATTTCCTTTCCTGAGCGTTGA